The following coding sequences lie in one Cannabis sativa cultivar Pink pepper isolate KNU-18-1 chromosome 5, ASM2916894v1, whole genome shotgun sequence genomic window:
- the LOC115717257 gene encoding guard cell S-type anion channel SLAC1, translated as MDKSPITQASSSHQTHYVDVHEILPNVKEKEITSSTMVEKATGNNNTNKRVNRPIRVRDIRRNPRSNFSRQVSLETGFAVLNKELSKAKDERMGPSLPRSGRSFGGFDLANQIGIEGRKRDFSMFKTKSTLSKQNSLLPLRKDQKDIDQSHKIEGSVEERDESVNESVPVGRYYAALTGPELDQVKENEDILLPKDEKWPFLLRFPIGCYGICLGLSSQAVLWRALAASPAIKFLHISPFINLAIWLLALAVVVSVSFTYILKCIFYFEAVKREYFHPVRVNFFFAPWVVGMFLAISIPPMLSPKTLHPAIWCIFMGPYFFLEIKIYGQWLSGGKRRLCKVVNPSTHLSVVGNFVGAILASKVGWNEPAKFLWAVGFAHYLVVFVTLYQRLPTSEALPKELHPVYSMFIAAPSAASLAWRTIYGEFDGCSRTCFFIALFLYFSLVVRIKFFTGFRFSVAWWSYTFPMTTASVATIKYAEDVPSIPSKGLAITLSFVSTAMVSVLIVSTILHAFVWRTLFPNDLAIAITNKRHNKDKKPFKKAYDIKRWTKHALTKHGNKNFEGDTVDSQSNQMK; from the exons atggacaaAAGTCCAATAACCCAAGCTTCAAGTTCTCATCAAACTCATTATGTTGATGTTCATGAAATCTTGCCTAAcgttaaagaaaaagaaataactTCTAGTACTATGGTTGAGAAAGCAACCGGGaataacaatactaataagCGTGTGAATAGGCCTATTCGAGTTAGAGATATAAGGAGGAACCCAAGGAGTAATTTTAGTAGACAAGTTTCACTTGAGACCGGTTTTGCGGTGCTTAACAAAGAATTATCTAAAGCTAAAGATGAGAGGATGGGGCCATCACTTCCTAGAAGTGGAAGGAGCTTTGGAGGTTTTGATTTGGCGAACCAGATTGGAATTGAAGGAAGAAAGAGAGATTTTAGTATGTTCAAAACTAAATCCACTCTTAGTAAGCAGAACTCTTTGTTGCCATTAAGGAAAGATCAGAAAGATATTGATCAATCTCATAAGATTGAAGGCTCAGTTGAAGAGCGTGATGAGTCTGTTAATGAAAGTGTTCCAGTTGGGAGGTACTATGCTGCACTTACAGGACCTGAGCTCGACCAAGTCAag GAAAATGAGGACATTCTTCTACCCAAAGATGAGAAATGGCCATTTCTACTTCGATTTCCAATTGGGTGTTATGGTATATGTCTAGGCCTAAGCAGCCAAGCTGTTTTATGGAGAGCTTTGGCAGCAAGCCCGGCTATCAAATTTCTCCACATAAGCCCTTTCATAAACCTTGCCATATGGCTCTTAGCCCTAGCTGTTGTGGTCTCAGTCTCTTTCACTTACATTCTCAAATGCATATTCTACTTTGAAGCTGTTAAAAGAGAATACTTCCACCCAGTTCGAGTAAACTTCTTTTTTGCTCCATGGGTGGTAGGCATGTTCTTAGCCATTAGTATCCCTCCAATGTTATCCCCTAAAACACTTCACCCTGCCATTTGGTGCATTTTCATGGGGCCTTACTTCTTTCTTGAGATAAAAATCTATGGACAGTGGCTTTCAGGGGGCAAGAGAAGGCTATGCAAAGTTGTAAACCCCTCGACTCATTTATCCGTGGTAGGAAATTTCGTCGGAGCTATACTAGCTTCGAAGGTCGGGTGGAATGAGCCTGCCAAGTTCTTGTGGGCAGTTGGTTTCGCTCATTATCTTGTGGTGTTTGTCACTTTATATCAGAGGTTGCCAACAAGTGAGGCTTTGCCTAAGGAGCTACACCCGGTCTACTCAATGTTTATAGCTGCTCCCTCAGCTGCCAGTCTTGCTTGGCGAACCATCTATGGAGAGTTTGATGGTTGTTCCAGGACCTGCTTTTTCATAGCTCTGTTTCTCTACTTTTCACTAGTTGTACGGATCAAATTCTTCACAGGGTTTAG GTTTTCAGTGGCATGGTGGTCTTACACCTTCCCAATGACGACTGCTTCAGTAGCTACCATCAAGTATGCAGAAGACGTACCTTCGATTCCAAGCAAGGGCCTCGCAATAACCCTTTCTTTCGTGTCCACTGCAATGGTTTCAGTGTTAATTGTTTCCACTATTCTTCATGCCTTTGTTTGGCGCACATTGTTTCCAAATGACTTGGCAATTGCAATAACAAACAAAAGACATAACAAAGACAAGAAACCCTTCAAAAAAGCTTATGATATTAAACGCTGGACTAAGCATGCTCTCACCAAACATGGGAACAAGAATTTTGAAGGAGATACTGTTGATTCCCAAAGCAACCAGATGAAATAA
- the LOC115717258 gene encoding protein TPX2, producing MEMEEDMEVEAEPVFEAVEIDLEYEFDAVRFFDFTREETLAEACEAELWFESAKSYPPSPFVAKLVLREDVFLGNVNVSPKSDRENPSSSLHGGYHVGEGHEICANDVYNGDYEALKRGIFGNLQKVLNQPHGLSSGLYNHLSSNKPKGKTIPSVKASCNRSSTLMKPTASQLAKQNRPAQVGSSRYKMLHLQNKEKSLNSSSGVENQAPKRQKLEGGHLRKVTDGKQQTNFVHKAPKKDETTDKNVAHAKLRLTIPREPEFVTEHRAQRTRPRSETEIDQVAPAVRRFKARPLNKKIFEAPSLPLPKRSTPKLPEFHEFRLKTMDRAMQKASSNSVSNHCNEFDKGPDKISSSSVVENGRRDIRRPITCEVQKQDGDAIHRFKALPLNKKIFSSKGDLGIFRNNKRETTVPMEFNFHTEKRIQHNPPPIDLFSKLSLTSELQPNNGSQLKVPWSNFLSGKGSKENRFDTFKTEHKVATDPVNEKPSNFSRKQIPCGTNGCISDIGDKLHTRSFGIR from the exons ATGGAGATGGAGGAAGATATGGAGGTTGAGGCTGAACCAGTGTTTGAAGCTGTTGAAATCGACCTCGAGTACGAGTTTGATGCTGTACGGTTCTTTGATTTCACCCGGGAGGAGACTCTGGCCGAGGCTTGTGAAGCTGAGTTGTGGTTCGAGTCCGCTAAGAGCTACCCTCCTTCTC CTTTTGTGGCGAAGTTGGTTCTCAGAGAGGATGTTTTCCTGGGAAATGTAAACGTTTCACCAAAATCAGATAGAGAGAATCCGAGTTCTTCACTCCATGGCGGTTATCATGTTGGTGAAGGTCATGAAATTTGTGCAAATGATGTATATAATGGAG ATTACGAAGCATTGAAAAGAGGGATCTTTGGTAATTTACAGAAAGTTTTGAATCAACCACATGGGTTATCTTCAG GATTATACAATCACTTATCAAGTAACAAACCAAAAGGTAAAACTATCCCTTCGGTCAAAGCATCTTGCAATAGGAGCTCCACTTTAATGAAGCCAACAGCAAGTCAACTGGCTAAGCAAAATAGACCTGCTCAAGTTGGTAGTTCCAG ATACAAAATGCTGCACCTTCAAAACAAAGAGAAGAGCTTAAATAGTTCCTCTGGAGTAGAAAATCAGGCTCCCAAGAGACAAAAGTTAGAGGGAGGTCACCTACGAAAG GTCACTGATGGAAAGCAGCAAACTAATTTTGTTCACAAGGCTCCTAAAAAG GATGAAACCACTGATAAAAATGTTGCACATGCCAAGTTGAGGCTTACTATACCAAGAGAGCCTGAATTTGTAACAGAACACAGAGCACAAAGGACAAG GCCTAGGAGTGAAACAGAAATTGACCAAGTGGCACCAGCTGTTCGTAGATTTAAAGCGCGGCCCTTGAACAAAAAA ATCTTTGAAGCTCCTTCTTTGCCACTTCCGAAACGGAGTACCCCAAAATTGCCAGAGTTTCAC GAGTTTCGCCTGAAGACAATGGACAGGGCTATGCAAAAGGCATCTTCCAATTCTGTGTCTAATCATTGCAATGAATTTGACAAG GGGCCTGACAAAATCAGTAGTTCCAGTGTTGTAGAAAATGGGAGAAGGGATATCAGAAG ACCAATCACTTGCGAAGTTCAAAAACAAGATGGAGATGCAATACATAGATTCAAAGCTCTTCCTCTTAATAAAAAG ATATTTTCTAGTAAAGGAGACCTTGGTATTTTTCGGAACAACAAGCGAGAAACAACAGTACCCATG GAATTTAACTTCCATACAGAGAAAAGAATTCAGCATAATCCACCACCAATAGATCTTTTTAGTAAG CTTTCTCTGACATCTGAACTCCAGCCAAATAATGGATCTCAGTTAAAAGTGCCTTGGTCCAATTTTTTATCTGGAAAG GGCTCAAAAGAAAATAGATTTGACACTTTCAAGACAGAACATAAG GTAGCAACAGATCCCGTGAACGAAAAACCTTCAAACTTTAGTCGAAAGCAGATCCCATGTGGAACTAATGGTTGCATCTCTGACATTGGTGATAAATTGCACACAAG GAGCTTTGGCATCCGCTGA